One window from the genome of Variovorax sp. PAMC26660 encodes:
- a CDS encoding 7TM diverse intracellular signaling domain-containing protein, translating into MPHQAHLPKARRFESDQGGLRGALSWLVALILLLTATGAWSQDCAPRIEAVSVLRAAPDIRDPAALPRTGWEPASLPDRWTQRWSDFKGTAWYRIDWSLPCAAQAGNADSAAQLGVALDYLNMAGAVFVNQTLLWRDPSLVEPLSRSWNMPRFFALPSAALRPEGNALFIQVVGASRFDSGLGNLMIASVDAAASHAQNRSFFVRTLPGINLVISATLGAFFLALWLLRRQDSAYGWYALTSATWLLFFSNTVVTTPWPFSTTEGWSRLVTVSMTFFCNALCMFLWAFGGQRFPRLARTLWAVSGAVALLFLFMPPSWYANATRTVFFSCVLLFIAACLQFIVRASRTREIEHLLLAACLVGFLVAAVHDTLLVLGLIGAGSAYTPITSPLITIGMTLILASRFARSVKRAESFNVELEGQVRLARDDLARTLTREHRLELDNVRLSERLQVAHDLHDGLGGSLVRSIALVEQSGQAIEVKQYLSMFKSLRDDLRQVIDTSSSASTTVADTPLQWLAPIRYRFVQLFDELGIDSEWQVPPTWPSPLSTKQLLGLTRILEEALTNAIKHSRATRLHVSLSVQADGQTRLAVEDNGVGFDAAMVSESMLGIGLRSMEARASRIGAEFRITSSCEGSLIEARIDAAPGAGRGAPPDT; encoded by the coding sequence ATGCCACATCAAGCACATCTACCAAAAGCTCGCCGTTTCGAGTCGGACCAAGGCGGTCTTCGAGGCGCGCTCTCGTGGCTTGTTGCCCTGATCCTGCTGCTCACGGCCACCGGTGCCTGGAGCCAGGACTGCGCGCCCCGCATCGAGGCCGTGTCGGTGTTGCGCGCCGCGCCGGACATCCGCGATCCGGCGGCGCTGCCACGGACCGGCTGGGAGCCCGCCAGCCTGCCGGACCGCTGGACGCAGCGATGGTCCGATTTCAAAGGCACGGCGTGGTATCGCATCGACTGGAGCCTGCCCTGTGCGGCCCAGGCCGGCAACGCCGACAGCGCCGCGCAGTTGGGCGTGGCGCTGGACTACCTCAACATGGCCGGCGCTGTCTTCGTCAACCAGACCTTGCTCTGGCGCGATCCCAGCCTCGTGGAACCGCTGAGCCGCAGCTGGAACATGCCGCGCTTCTTCGCCCTTCCGTCCGCGGCGCTGCGGCCTGAAGGCAACGCCCTGTTCATCCAGGTCGTCGGCGCCAGCCGTTTCGACTCCGGCCTGGGCAACCTGATGATCGCGAGCGTCGACGCGGCGGCATCGCACGCGCAGAACCGGAGCTTCTTTGTCCGCACCTTGCCGGGCATCAACCTGGTCATCTCGGCCACGCTCGGTGCCTTCTTCCTGGCGCTGTGGCTGTTACGCCGCCAGGACAGCGCCTACGGGTGGTACGCCCTGACCTCCGCCACCTGGCTGCTGTTCTTCAGCAATACCGTGGTCACGACGCCCTGGCCTTTCAGCACCACCGAAGGCTGGTCGCGCCTTGTCACGGTCAGCATGACTTTCTTTTGCAACGCCCTGTGCATGTTCCTGTGGGCCTTCGGCGGTCAGCGCTTCCCGCGCCTGGCGCGCACGCTGTGGGCCGTCAGCGGCGCGGTTGCACTGCTGTTCCTGTTCATGCCCCCGAGCTGGTATGCGAACGCGACACGCACCGTCTTCTTTAGCTGCGTGCTGCTTTTCATCGCGGCCTGCCTGCAGTTCATCGTGCGGGCAAGTCGCACGCGCGAGATCGAACACCTGCTGCTGGCGGCGTGCCTTGTGGGTTTTCTGGTCGCGGCGGTACACGACACGCTGCTGGTGCTGGGCCTCATCGGCGCGGGCTCCGCCTACACGCCGATCACTTCGCCCCTGATCACGATCGGCATGACGCTGATCCTCGCCAGCCGGTTCGCGCGCAGCGTGAAGCGGGCCGAGTCCTTCAATGTCGAGCTCGAGGGGCAGGTCCGCCTCGCCCGCGACGACCTGGCACGCACGCTGACGCGCGAGCATCGGCTGGAACTCGACAACGTGCGCCTGAGCGAACGCCTCCAGGTCGCGCACGACCTGCACGACGGCCTCGGCGGCTCGCTGGTGCGCTCGATCGCGCTGGTGGAACAGTCGGGGCAGGCGATCGAGGTCAAGCAGTACCTGTCGATGTTCAAGTCGCTGCGCGACGATCTGCGCCAGGTGATCGACACCAGCAGCAGCGCGTCCACCACCGTGGCTGATACGCCATTGCAGTGGCTGGCGCCGATCCGCTACCGCTTCGTCCAGCTGTTCGACGAACTCGGCATCGACAGCGAATGGCAGGTTCCGCCGACCTGGCCATCGCCGCTGTCCACCAAGCAGTTGCTCGGCCTGACACGCATCCTGGAAGAAGCGCTGACCAACGCCATCAAGCACAGCCGCGCCACCCGCCTGCACGTCTCGCTGTCGGTACAGGCCGATGGCCAGACGCGGCTGGCGGTAGAGGACAACGGCGTCGGTTTCGACGCGGCCATGGTGTCGGAGTCCATGCTCGGCATCGGCCTGCGCAGCATGGAGGCGCGCGCCAGCCGGATCGGCGCAGAGTTCCGGATCACCTCGTCGTGCGAGGGAAGCCTCATCGAGGCACGCATCGACGCCGCGCCGGGCGCCGGAAGGGGTGCTCCGCCTGATACATGA